The following coding sequences are from one Desulfosporosinus sp. Sb-LF window:
- the sigK gene encoding RNA polymerase sporulation sigma factor SigK — MLMEVFLTSFALSVLKGMTLLVSYINNNSFPHPLSKEDETRYFQILQRGHTDSDSDSDSNLDVIDEIINVEQARTMLIEHNMRLVAYIVKKFGDTEEKNEDLFSIGMIGLIKAIDTFKPAIGVKLSSYATRCITNEIFMNYRKDRGKSETSLYKPLGEDDSGNELTIIDSLEADLKPIPDQIINEEDHRILLESVDKLPPLCRQVLQMRYGLTNSPERSQQEVADTLRISRSYVSRIEKKAIQKLIQEMKESRP, encoded by the coding sequence ATGTTAATGGAAGTTTTCCTGACTAGTTTTGCCCTCTCAGTCCTCAAAGGGATGACCCTACTCGTTTCATATATTAACAATAACTCATTTCCACACCCTCTGAGTAAAGAAGATGAAACACGCTACTTTCAAATCTTACAGCGCGGTCATACTGACTCAGATTCAGATTCAGACTCAAATCTAGACGTGATAGACGAAATCATTAACGTCGAACAGGCCCGAACCATGCTGATCGAACACAACATGCGTCTAGTGGCCTATATTGTTAAAAAATTTGGAGATACGGAAGAAAAAAACGAGGATCTGTTCTCGATAGGAATGATTGGCCTAATCAAAGCGATCGATACCTTCAAACCTGCTATAGGAGTCAAACTAAGTTCTTATGCGACACGCTGCATCACGAACGAGATTTTTATGAACTATCGTAAAGATAGAGGGAAATCTGAAACGTCCCTTTATAAGCCCCTCGGGGAAGATGATAGTGGGAACGAACTAACTATTATTGACAGCCTGGAAGCCGATCTCAAACCAATTCCTGATCAGATCATAAATGAGGAAGATCACCGAATTTTGCTAGAAAGCGTTGATAAACTCCCGCCCCTTTGCCGCCAAGTCCTTCAAATGAGATATGGTTTGACGAACAGCCCGGAGCGTTCACAACAAGAAGTAGCCGATACACTTAGAATATCACGTTCGTATGTTTCAAGGATAGAAAAAAAAGCGATCCAGAAACTAATCCAAGAAATGAAGGAGAGCAGGCCATAA
- a CDS encoding ARMT1-like domain-containing protein: MNVTLECIPCYIKQTINTLAQTEIHEEKAREIIHQTLPLLPRLDPQGTPAENSTIILRKVNELLGIEDPFHRAKKESNELALKLLPQLKERIHQSTDPLFMSLQIAVAGNIIDMGILKEFDVEGSIQEAMEKSFARDDYASFLQRLKEAREILILGDNSGEIAFDRLLAEQLSEFGIEVTYAVKDRPILNDATMEDATYVGMTEHIRVISNGSGFLGTILKDCSEEFKQAYKKADIVISKGQANYESLEALGKEDRRLYFLLRAKCEIVAGNLGVELGEMVFCCS, translated from the coding sequence GTGAACGTTACCCTGGAGTGTATTCCTTGCTATATAAAGCAAACGATCAATACTTTAGCACAAACTGAAATCCATGAGGAGAAAGCGAGAGAAATCATCCATCAAACGCTGCCCCTCCTTCCTCGATTAGACCCGCAAGGAACTCCCGCTGAGAACTCGACCATTATTCTCAGAAAGGTCAATGAGCTGTTGGGAATCGAGGATCCATTTCATAGGGCTAAGAAGGAGTCCAATGAATTGGCTCTTAAACTCCTGCCCCAGTTAAAAGAGAGGATTCACCAAAGTACGGATCCACTCTTTATGTCTTTGCAAATCGCCGTTGCCGGGAATATTATCGATATGGGCATTCTGAAAGAGTTTGATGTTGAGGGGAGTATTCAGGAGGCCATGGAGAAGAGTTTTGCCCGGGATGACTACGCATCTTTCCTGCAAAGACTAAAAGAAGCCCGGGAGATATTAATTCTCGGAGATAACAGCGGGGAAATTGCTTTCGATAGGCTATTAGCAGAGCAACTATCCGAATTCGGGATCGAGGTAACATATGCAGTTAAGGACCGACCGATTTTGAATGATGCCACGATGGAAGATGCGACGTATGTAGGTATGACAGAGCATATACGCGTAATTTCTAATGGCAGCGGCTTTTTAGGGACAATTCTCAAAGACTGTTCGGAAGAATTTAAACAGGCCTATAAAAAGGCTGACATAGTGATCAGTAAAGGACAGGCTAATTATGAATCTTTAGAAGCGCTTGGCAAGGAGGATAGAAGGCTGTATTTCTTGCTGCGAGCTAAGTGTGAGATTGTAGCGGGAAATTTAGGGGTTGAACTTGGCGAAATGGTGTTTTGCTGCAGTTAA
- the tatA gene encoding twin-arginine translocase TatA/TatE family subunit: protein MLTTFGFLDVPELSIILVIALIIFGPGKLPDIGKSLGKGIAEFKKATDGKSSETKDERIEK, encoded by the coding sequence ATGTTAACTACTTTCGGTTTTCTTGATGTTCCTGAACTGAGTATCATTTTGGTTATTGCTTTAATCATTTTTGGCCCAGGTAAGCTTCCAGACATCGGAAAGTCTTTAGGCAAAGGGATCGCAGAGTTCAAAAAGGCTACTGACGGAAAATCTTCTGAAACGAAAGACGAACGGATCGAAAAGTAA
- a CDS encoding peptidylprolyl isomerase, translated as MKKVLLVLITLLMVSIAGCASKAPIASQPSESSQTQGQQNQSVQPTQPNQPAQPAVQPKTWSSPPPMQIDQKKPYHAVIHTNLGDISIKLFSGDTPNTVNNFVFLARNHFYDGLKFHRVMKTFMIQTGDPNGNGTGGPGYKFADELSSKHTYAPGVVAMANAGANTNGSQFFIGSGSDVASLNQNPDYTIFGQVDGGMDVVEKIASVRVGPSTSGEVSTPLEPVTMKTVEILEK; from the coding sequence ATGAAAAAAGTACTTTTAGTGTTAATTACGCTGCTAATGGTATCAATTGCGGGTTGTGCATCAAAGGCACCTATAGCATCCCAACCCTCTGAATCTAGCCAAACACAAGGCCAGCAGAACCAGTCGGTTCAACCAACCCAGCCAAATCAACCGGCACAACCAGCAGTTCAGCCCAAGACCTGGAGTTCGCCGCCACCTATGCAAATTGACCAGAAAAAACCTTATCATGCTGTGATCCACACCAACCTCGGCGATATTAGTATTAAATTATTTTCAGGGGATACACCTAATACAGTTAATAACTTTGTATTCTTGGCTCGCAATCACTTTTACGACGGATTAAAATTTCACCGAGTGATGAAAACCTTTATGATTCAAACGGGTGATCCAAACGGGAACGGCACGGGTGGCCCAGGTTATAAATTTGCTGATGAGTTATCGTCTAAACATACTTACGCGCCTGGAGTAGTAGCAATGGCTAATGCCGGCGCAAATACGAATGGCAGTCAATTCTTTATCGGTTCGGGATCAGACGTTGCAAGTTTAAACCAAAACCCTGACTATACTATTTTCGGTCAGGTAGACGGTGGTATGGATGTAGTTGAGAAGATTGCTAGCGTCAGAGTTGGCCCCAGCACCTCAGGCGAAGTAAGTACGCCTCTTGAACCAGTTACTATGAAGACAGTAGAGATATTAGAAAAGTAG
- a CDS encoding 4Fe-4S dicluster domain-containing protein, with the protein MAHSSIKSGFHQLSERLNQFPQGAPPSEYLFKILSVLMNEKEARVMSALPIKPFSIQTASAALRMSEEDTEKILIELASRALLMDIESPDGSRTFVLPPPMAGFFEFSLMRLRSDIDQKLLSELFYQYLNVEEDFVRDLFVSETKLGRIFVNEQTLSTVNDLHILDYERTSEIIKKASNIGIGMCYCRHKMNHLGKACDAPLEICMTFGTTASSLIKYGHAREVRVSECMSLLEKAYDHNLVQIGENEQEGLPFICNCCGCCCEALQAIKKFGTLNAINTTNFLPEIKEANCNGCGRCVLACPVGALKVVSENATNAKVLKKARLDEEVCLGCGVCVRACNCGTIKLKHREKRVITPVNSVHRIVLLSIERGKLQNLIFDNQALYSHRAMAAILGAILKMPPIKQIMASEQMKSKYLAALVRNYK; encoded by the coding sequence ATGGCACACAGTAGTATAAAATCTGGATTCCATCAATTGAGCGAACGACTTAATCAATTTCCTCAAGGGGCTCCGCCTTCTGAATATCTATTTAAGATACTTAGTGTCTTAATGAATGAAAAGGAAGCGAGGGTTATGTCGGCGTTACCAATAAAACCCTTCTCAATTCAGACAGCCAGTGCAGCTTTAAGAATGAGTGAAGAAGATACTGAAAAGATCCTTATCGAACTTGCTTCCCGAGCCTTATTGATGGATATTGAGAGTCCTGATGGTAGCAGAACCTTTGTTTTACCACCGCCTATGGCAGGTTTCTTTGAATTTTCCCTGATGCGTCTAAGAAGCGACATTGATCAGAAGTTACTTTCTGAACTTTTTTACCAATACTTAAATGTTGAAGAGGATTTCGTCCGAGATTTATTTGTGTCAGAAACAAAGCTTGGAAGAATTTTTGTGAATGAACAAACTTTAAGCACCGTGAATGATTTACATATCCTAGATTACGAACGAACGAGCGAAATCATCAAGAAAGCCTCTAACATTGGAATCGGTATGTGCTATTGTAGGCACAAAATGAACCATCTTGGTAAAGCTTGTGATGCCCCCTTAGAGATATGCATGACCTTTGGGACTACCGCTTCAAGCCTTATAAAATATGGCCATGCCAGGGAAGTTCGCGTTTCGGAGTGCATGAGCTTACTTGAAAAGGCTTACGACCATAACCTGGTTCAAATTGGGGAGAACGAACAAGAGGGGTTACCCTTTATTTGTAATTGTTGTGGCTGCTGCTGCGAAGCTCTTCAGGCCATCAAGAAATTTGGAACTTTAAATGCAATTAATACCACAAATTTTCTGCCTGAGATCAAGGAAGCTAATTGTAACGGCTGTGGAAGGTGTGTTTTGGCCTGTCCAGTAGGAGCTTTAAAGGTAGTATCAGAAAACGCCACGAATGCCAAAGTCCTAAAGAAAGCAAGGCTGGATGAGGAGGTTTGCTTAGGCTGCGGTGTTTGCGTCAGAGCCTGTAACTGTGGAACGATAAAACTTAAGCACAGGGAAAAACGGGTGATTACTCCGGTAAATTCCGTTCATCGAATCGTGTTATTGAGTATCGAAAGAGGGAAACTCCAAAATCTCATTTTTGATAACCAGGCTCTTTATAGTCACAGGGCTATGGCCGCGATACTGGGGGCTATATTGAAAATGCCTCCTATCAAACAAATCATGGCTAGTGAACAGATGAAGTCAAAGTATCTTGCGGCTTTAGTTAGAAATTATAAGTGA
- a CDS encoding ubiquitin has product MTTLEQVEKLCVMANISFEEAKAALDAANGDLLEAIIYLEKQGKVKAPTGGGYYSSEKTIDSSAGAYKETCWEKQHYNHHKGKSFISVLKKIGEFCLKMIRKGNTNSFEVLKGEERKASFPVTVLALLLIFAFWVTIPLIIIGVFFGLRYRFNGPDVSCTTVNDAMNSAADAAENLKKSINI; this is encoded by the coding sequence ATGACAACCTTAGAACAAGTGGAAAAACTATGTGTAATGGCAAATATAAGCTTCGAAGAGGCCAAGGCTGCCCTAGATGCGGCAAACGGGGATTTGCTGGAAGCCATTATCTATCTGGAGAAACAGGGAAAGGTAAAAGCACCGACCGGAGGCGGTTATTACAGCAGCGAAAAAACCATCGATTCAAGCGCAGGGGCCTACAAAGAAACTTGCTGGGAAAAGCAGCATTATAACCACCACAAAGGGAAAAGCTTTATTTCTGTCCTAAAGAAAATAGGAGAATTTTGCTTGAAAATGATTCGCAAGGGCAATACAAATTCCTTTGAAGTGCTGAAGGGCGAGGAGCGCAAAGCCTCTTTTCCTGTCACTGTCCTTGCATTACTGCTTATATTCGCATTCTGGGTTACCATTCCACTGATCATAATCGGGGTATTCTTTGGTTTGCGCTATCGCTTCAACGGACCTGATGTTAGCTGCACAACTGTCAATGACGCTATGAATAGCGCAGCGGACGCCGCCGAAAATCTCAAGAAGTCTATAAATATCTAA
- a CDS encoding response regulator transcription factor produces MSSKILIIEDEEKIARFVELELGYEGYTTTKAFDGRTGLELAETGEFDLVLLDVMLPQLSGMEVLRRLRRTSSVPIIMLTARDSVMDKVSGLDSGASDYITKPFAIDELLARIRTALRKTTHEDVVLSSSGLLLDTNRHTVTVRGKPIELTKREFDLLHYLLKNKGLVVSRESLLENVWGFDFAGESNAVDVYVRFLRGKIDEVFDIKLIHTVRGVGYVIKDET; encoded by the coding sequence ATGAGTTCGAAAATATTAATTATTGAGGATGAGGAAAAGATTGCCCGATTTGTCGAGCTTGAGCTTGGCTATGAGGGTTATACTACAACAAAGGCCTTTGATGGTAGAACAGGGCTTGAACTCGCCGAAACCGGCGAGTTCGACCTCGTTTTGCTGGATGTTATGCTGCCTCAGTTGAGCGGCATGGAAGTGCTGCGCAGACTTCGCCGAACCTCCTCCGTTCCCATTATTATGCTGACGGCGAGGGACAGCGTCATGGATAAGGTTTCGGGACTTGACAGCGGGGCGAGCGACTACATAACCAAACCCTTTGCCATTGATGAGCTTCTGGCCCGGATCCGCACCGCCCTTAGAAAAACCACGCATGAAGATGTGGTGTTGTCCTCCTCCGGTCTACTTTTGGACACGAACCGCCATACGGTTACCGTGAGGGGTAAGCCTATAGAACTGACAAAACGCGAATTTGACCTTCTACACTATTTGCTCAAAAATAAAGGTTTGGTCGTTTCCCGGGAATCACTGCTCGAAAATGTATGGGGCTTTGATTTTGCGGGTGAATCCAACGCCGTCGATGTCTATGTGCGTTTTCTGCGTGGAAAAATCGACGAGGTGTTCGATATTAAACTGATTCATACCGTAAGAGGAGTGGGGTATGTGATTAAGGATGAAACGTGA
- a CDS encoding HAMP domain-containing sensor histidine kinase, producing the protein MKREPLNNSTNRIGHKIRFSLVLRLNIKLFFRLLGIFLTLNVILCLVSAAGLIARAEQTVAATAHMLNQTGLPTSEVENWLELTGCRVSLQTGEPKGFQIPKVLQTHLARQTASGVRSINLPNSKGLNLWGQLEGVTYNVTLDDSGRSYLISIRLQETLRIFVGMFTIVLILEFSMLLGSIPSGARTIRKTLRPIEELAKTAQNLNIGGVFTPEQLEVLAGKLDDINATRLDTRIPVDDTQSELKTLASAINGMLDRINESYRSQARFVSDASHELRTPISVIQGYANLLDRWGKKDEKTLQESIDAIKDETANMKGLVEQLLFLARGDNNTMALQIERFELSVLAVEVLRETQMIDGGHEYDSNVTPVFINADKNLIKQATRILIDNAMKYTPPGKGITISVSGVDGYARLIVQDEGIGIAPDAVPRIFDRFFRADESRARATGGTGLGLSIAKWITERHGGHMEVLSRQDIGTRISIVLPTVPEA; encoded by the coding sequence ATGAAACGTGAGCCGTTAAACAATTCAACTAACCGTATCGGCCATAAAATACGGTTTTCTCTTGTATTGAGGCTCAACATCAAACTGTTTTTTCGTTTGCTAGGGATTTTTTTGACCCTTAATGTGATTCTGTGTCTGGTGTCCGCGGCAGGACTGATAGCACGCGCTGAACAGACCGTGGCGGCGACGGCCCACATGCTGAATCAAACGGGACTACCTACCTCTGAAGTAGAAAACTGGCTTGAGCTTACTGGATGCCGTGTTTCGCTGCAAACAGGAGAACCAAAAGGGTTTCAAATTCCCAAAGTCCTACAGACCCACCTTGCCAGACAGACTGCATCTGGTGTAAGGAGTATCAACCTGCCGAATTCCAAAGGCTTGAATTTATGGGGACAATTAGAGGGTGTTACCTACAATGTGACGCTCGATGATAGCGGACGTTCTTATCTTATATCCATCCGTCTTCAGGAGACCCTACGGATATTTGTAGGGATGTTTACCATAGTTTTGATTCTGGAATTTTCAATGCTGCTCGGGAGCATTCCCTCAGGTGCGAGAACGATACGGAAAACCCTCCGACCCATTGAAGAATTGGCTAAAACGGCGCAAAACCTGAATATCGGCGGCGTTTTTACACCGGAGCAGCTGGAAGTTCTGGCAGGTAAATTGGACGACATCAACGCCACAAGGCTGGATACGAGAATTCCAGTGGACGATACGCAGAGCGAATTGAAAACCCTCGCCTCGGCTATTAACGGGATGTTGGACCGAATCAACGAATCTTATCGTTCCCAGGCGCGCTTTGTATCGGATGCGTCCCATGAGCTAAGGACGCCGATTTCCGTCATTCAGGGGTATGCCAATCTGCTGGATCGGTGGGGGAAAAAGGATGAAAAGACGTTGCAGGAATCCATCGATGCCATCAAGGATGAGACAGCGAATATGAAGGGCTTGGTGGAACAGCTTTTATTTCTGGCACGGGGCGACAACAACACCATGGCTCTGCAGATAGAGCGTTTTGAACTGTCCGTCCTTGCCGTAGAAGTGCTCCGGGAAACCCAGATGATAGACGGTGGGCACGAATACGATTCGAATGTTACGCCCGTTTTCATTAACGCGGATAAAAACCTTATCAAACAGGCGACACGGATACTGATTGACAATGCCATGAAATACACGCCCCCTGGTAAAGGGATCACCATTTCTGTTTCCGGTGTAGACGGCTATGCCCGGCTGATCGTACAAGATGAAGGCATTGGTATCGCGCCCGATGCGGTTCCTCGGATTTTTGACCGGTTTTTCCGCGCCGACGAATCCCGCGCCCGAGCCACGGGCGGAACGGGGCTGGGCTTATCCATTGCCAAGTGGATCACGGAGCGACACGGCGGACATATGGAGGTTTTGAGCAGGCAGGATATCGGCACAAGAATTTCTATCGTGCTCCCCACCGTGCCCGAAGCATAA
- a CDS encoding ABC transporter permease translates to MRLLVLIQREYVERVRNKTFIISTILGLVMILGLSFAPSIMDKIKSADKSQITILEQTGQITNYLNDQLQSKLPNGERVFSFQAVVANSFDWADRKEVLLKKLVAGQTSAVLEIAPPGAPDSVIWHTKRIELGGASTKVSATLQQMTTQHRIQASGLTQTQLTEIFAPINFTVQSEGLKASSQEQQTQNMTLVYFLLFMLYFSLIVYGMYVANGVVEEKSSRVMEMMIGMVKPSSMMTAKILGIGAVGLTQYFLWIGTGLGLLALKGKGISLIPGMTFQLATIEPLYLFYFGVFFILGFLLYASMYAGIGAMVSRPEDTNQAVSPMTFLIVAAFMLAMFSLYSPDNPWIVGLSYVPFFTPMVLFARIVLTDVSILGVLLGILDLLLTTLLLIWIAGKMYRAGVLMYGKVSWRNMINIMFS, encoded by the coding sequence ATGAGACTTCTGGTATTAATTCAGCGAGAATATGTAGAGAGAGTGCGCAATAAGACCTTTATTATTTCAACGATCCTTGGTTTAGTTATGATTTTAGGACTTTCCTTTGCTCCGTCGATTATGGATAAGATTAAATCGGCAGACAAATCTCAAATTACAATCCTTGAACAGACGGGACAGATCACAAACTATTTGAATGATCAACTTCAGAGTAAACTTCCAAACGGTGAACGTGTATTTTCATTCCAAGCAGTTGTTGCCAATTCCTTCGATTGGGCTGATCGGAAAGAGGTCTTGCTAAAGAAACTCGTAGCGGGTCAAACTTCGGCAGTTCTAGAAATAGCACCACCAGGAGCACCTGATAGTGTTATTTGGCATACAAAAAGGATAGAGCTAGGTGGCGCTTCAACCAAGGTAAGTGCTACTTTACAGCAGATGACGACTCAACATCGTATTCAGGCAAGTGGACTTACACAAACTCAACTGACTGAAATTTTTGCGCCCATAAATTTCACTGTGCAATCTGAGGGTCTCAAAGCAAGCTCTCAGGAACAGCAAACTCAAAACATGACGCTTGTTTATTTCTTGCTTTTTATGCTTTATTTCTCGTTGATCGTCTATGGCATGTATGTGGCTAATGGGGTGGTTGAAGAGAAAAGTAGTCGCGTGATGGAAATGATGATAGGAATGGTTAAACCTTCTTCCATGATGACTGCTAAAATCTTGGGTATTGGAGCAGTCGGATTAACCCAGTACTTTCTATGGATTGGCACTGGTTTAGGGCTTCTAGCCCTTAAAGGGAAAGGGATCTCCCTCATTCCTGGGATGACGTTTCAACTTGCAACAATAGAGCCTTTGTATTTGTTCTATTTCGGCGTCTTTTTTATTCTAGGATTCTTACTGTATGCTTCCATGTATGCCGGCATTGGGGCTATGGTCAGTCGACCTGAAGATACGAATCAGGCTGTAAGCCCGATGACGTTTTTGATTGTTGCTGCTTTTATGTTAGCCATGTTTTCGCTGTACAGTCCAGATAATCCCTGGATTGTAGGTCTTTCCTATGTGCCATTCTTTACGCCAATGGTCTTATTTGCCCGCATTGTTTTAACCGATGTCTCGATTTTAGGTGTGTTGTTAGGCATTCTTGATTTGCTGCTGACCACATTACTCTTGATTTGGATTGCAGGCAAGATGTATCGAGCGGGTGTTCTTATGTATGGAAAGGTATCCTGGCGAAATATGATAAACATTATGTTTTCTTAG
- a CDS encoding ATP-binding cassette domain-containing protein — translation MSLNLISVNKSFGIKHVVENLNLSIPKGEVFGFLGSNGAGKTTTMRMILDIIRPDSGQITWQDKPVGLETARSFGYLPEERGLYPKMIVADQMNFFARLRGLSKVEAEKRIDYWSERFQLGELVKKKANELSKGNQQKIQFIIAILHQPDLLILDEPFSGLDPVNVELLKTAFRDLAKEGRTILFSSHRMEHIEELCDSLCIIKEGRLIAKGSVGHIKGLTGRQIIRLSIVGSLDFLEDFQLELSTLGSNINKQSEGLTQTTKEVEFDIPKGIDPQAILQRAIEHGEVKRFEIGDPTLNEVFITLVGGNV, via the coding sequence ATGTCCTTGAATTTGATCTCAGTAAACAAATCCTTTGGGATTAAGCATGTGGTCGAAAATCTAAACCTTTCTATACCTAAAGGAGAGGTTTTTGGTTTTCTTGGTTCAAATGGTGCAGGAAAAACTACGACAATGCGGATGATCCTAGATATTATTAGACCAGATAGCGGACAAATTACCTGGCAAGATAAACCAGTTGGTTTGGAAACAGCACGTTCTTTTGGATATCTTCCGGAGGAACGAGGCTTATATCCGAAAATGATCGTTGCTGATCAGATGAATTTCTTTGCTCGTCTGCGGGGACTATCAAAGGTGGAGGCTGAAAAACGAATTGACTATTGGTCAGAGCGGTTTCAGTTGGGGGAACTTGTGAAGAAAAAGGCCAATGAACTATCAAAGGGGAACCAGCAAAAGATTCAATTTATTATTGCTATCTTACATCAACCCGATCTCTTGATTTTAGATGAACCCTTTTCCGGTTTAGACCCGGTGAATGTAGAGTTGCTAAAAACAGCATTTCGCGATCTTGCTAAAGAAGGGCGGACCATTCTTTTTTCTAGCCATCGCATGGAACATATTGAAGAGCTTTGTGACTCTCTTTGTATAATCAAGGAGGGAAGGCTCATCGCTAAAGGTTCAGTGGGACATATAAAAGGTTTAACCGGTCGGCAAATTATACGTTTAAGTATCGTTGGTTCGTTAGATTTCCTCGAAGACTTCCAACTCGAGTTATCAACATTGGGGTCAAACATTAATAAACAGTCCGAAGGCCTAACTCAAACGACCAAAGAGGTGGAATTTGATATTCCCAAGGGTATAGACCCTCAAGCCATTTTGCAACGTGCAATAGAACACGGAGAGGTCAAACGCTTTGAAATTGGAGATCCTACGTTGAATGAAGTCTTTATTACTTTAGTTGGAGGGAATGTCTAA
- a CDS encoding endospore germination permease gives MERISTHQFMTLGASVLMGGTFLLLATFVTEAGGRDGWMAILPAFALTIPYGLMVLSLSAQYPHENLLQISGKIFGKWIGKIIGFIYILISCYYGGLVLGLIDVIYEQTIMPLTPLWVFYLGGLLLVFYLVNSGIEVFARFSEVIFPVIVIAMVLNVSLSIPRIEQGELMPILSEGLKPLFFGTLKVIPFPMAYILFLAGILTFLPTGKQELGQLRTGIWRAAFLVGILDALIVLIQILVFGPAETTRMEFGILQLGKMVEIGQTVAGVESLFVGVWLGVLVIKCCAFLFTTTWGIETVFNLKGLKWRLAVSTVFLGTALRVTRGPALNLELSFVESYLILPFVFVWVLTLWGFARWKARSKV, from the coding sequence ATGGAAAGGATCTCAACACATCAATTCATGACCTTAGGGGCATCTGTACTCATGGGCGGAACTTTCCTCCTCCTAGCAACGTTTGTTACCGAGGCTGGTGGACGGGATGGTTGGATGGCTATCTTACCAGCATTTGCTCTGACAATTCCTTACGGCCTGATGGTACTCTCACTTTCTGCACAGTATCCACACGAAAACTTGTTGCAAATTTCGGGAAAAATCTTTGGGAAATGGATAGGCAAAATTATAGGATTTATATATATTTTAATCTCGTGTTACTATGGCGGATTAGTCTTAGGCCTCATCGATGTCATCTATGAGCAAACGATTATGCCGTTAACGCCTCTTTGGGTGTTCTATCTAGGTGGTCTTCTGCTCGTCTTCTATCTGGTAAACTCTGGGATAGAAGTGTTTGCTCGTTTTTCCGAAGTCATCTTTCCCGTGATTGTGATCGCGATGGTTCTGAATGTAAGTCTATCCATACCGCGGATTGAACAAGGAGAACTTATGCCTATTTTAAGCGAGGGATTAAAACCTCTTTTTTTCGGGACGCTTAAAGTGATACCATTTCCGATGGCATATATCCTGTTCTTAGCGGGAATCCTTACTTTTCTACCTACTGGTAAGCAAGAGCTTGGCCAATTGAGGACTGGGATTTGGCGAGCTGCTTTTTTGGTAGGAATTCTAGACGCTTTGATTGTCTTAATTCAAATTCTTGTCTTTGGACCTGCAGAAACTACTCGTATGGAATTTGGTATACTTCAATTAGGAAAAATGGTGGAAATAGGGCAGACGGTTGCTGGAGTTGAGTCCTTATTTGTAGGGGTCTGGCTTGGGGTCCTGGTTATAAAATGTTGTGCCTTTCTTTTTACGACGACTTGGGGCATAGAAACTGTATTTAATTTAAAGGGGTTAAAATGGAGACTTGCTGTGAGTACCGTATTTTTAGGAACCGCCTTAAGGGTTACGAGAGGACCTGCTTTAAATTTAGAACTTTCATTCGTGGAAAGTTATCTGATTTTGCCTTTTGTGTTCGTTTGGGTGCTTACCCTTTGGGGATTCGCGCGATGGAAGGCGAGATCCAAGGTTTAA
- a CDS encoding DUF6198 family protein, translating into MDRIWKFNMIKRLLAYVLGLFMMTIGIGFSLKSNLGVSPVSSIPYTITLIAGIEMGKATILFHIILILMQIVILRKDFEIKNLSQLVVAVVFGYFTTFSNYLMTFLPTPENYAIRFLLLLMSIIFVAVGIFLYLPPDIVPLAGEGAMQAVSQKTGIAFPRVKVVFDTSMVLISGITCLFVLRGLGSVGAGTIISAVLVGTVLSFIMKLFREKLDKFLNDDSEVSVINEVGNAHSS; encoded by the coding sequence ATGGATAGGATATGGAAATTTAATATGATAAAAAGATTACTTGCGTACGTTTTAGGACTTTTTATGATGACAATAGGAATAGGTTTTTCGCTAAAATCAAATCTAGGAGTATCACCCGTCAGCTCAATTCCCTATACGATTACGCTGATAGCAGGTATTGAAATGGGAAAAGCCACAATTTTATTCCATATTATACTGATACTGATGCAAATCGTAATTTTACGAAAAGATTTCGAAATAAAAAACTTGTCTCAACTCGTTGTGGCAGTTGTTTTCGGATATTTCACTACCTTTTCAAATTATTTAATGACATTTTTACCCACACCTGAAAATTACGCAATACGTTTTCTACTTCTGCTGATGAGCATAATATTCGTTGCAGTCGGGATTTTTCTTTATCTGCCACCTGATATCGTGCCACTTGCTGGAGAAGGTGCAATGCAGGCGGTATCCCAAAAAACTGGAATTGCATTTCCAAGGGTAAAGGTAGTATTTGATACTTCTATGGTACTAATTTCAGGAATAACCTGCTTGTTTGTTCTTCGCGGCCTTGGAAGCGTGGGGGCTGGAACAATAATTTCAGCCGTTCTGGTTGGAACTGTTTTGAGCTTCATTATGAAATTGTTTAGGGAAAAGCTTGATAAATTTTTGAATGATGATTCTGAGGTATCTGTTATTAATGAAGTAGGTAATGCGCATTCTTCTTAA